The proteins below are encoded in one region of Eulemur rufifrons isolate Redbay chromosome 2, OSU_ERuf_1, whole genome shotgun sequence:
- the ABCD4 gene encoding lysosomal cobalamin transporter ABCD4 isoform X3 encodes MLIVLNSTLKSFDQFTCNLLYVSWRKDLTEHLHRLYFRGRVYYTLNVLQDDIDNPDQRISQDVERFCQQLSSMASKLIISPFTLVYYTYQCFQSTGWLGPVSIFGYFLLGTVVNKTLMGPIVAKLVQQEKLEGDFRAGHVEHMRTDRRLQRLLQTQRELMSKELWLYIGVNTFDYLGSILSYIVIAIPIFSGVYGDLSPTELSTLVSKNAFVSIYLISCFSRLIDLSTTLSDVAGYTHRIGELQETLLDMSLKSQDCETLGESEWCLDKAPGWPAAQPADTAFLLERVSISTPSSDKPLIKDLSLKISEGQSLLITGNTGTGKTSLLRVLGGLWASTGGSVQMLTDFGPHGVLFLPQKPFFTDGTLREQVIYPLKEIYPDSGSTDDERIMRFLELAGLSSLVARTDGLDQQVDWNWYDVLSPGEMQRLSFARLFYLQPKYAVLDEATSALTEEVESELYRIGQQLGMTFISVGHRHSLEKVPCAQGWPKEEEEPKGWAWLGPEVPQNGEQGWHREQDGLVLCWPGQPDLCMMGSLIVSFLGSETLWRRKMGIDQNQNGMKPRMCTATGRRAALQARRQSPGETRRTAGEGTSPAGHAGPVQDWPRWAQPRVGLHEGH; translated from the exons CTGAAGAGCTTTGACCAGTTCACCTGCAACCTGCTGTATGTGAGCTGGAGGAAGGACCTCACCGAGCACCTCCACCGCCTCTACTTCCGGGGCCGCGTGTACTACACCCTCAACGTGCTGCAGGATGACATCGATAACCC GGACCAACGCATCAGCCAGGATGTGGAGCGATTCTGCCAGCAGCTGAGCAGCATGGCCAGCAAGCTGATCATCTCCCCCTTCACCCTGGTCTACTACACTTACCAGTGCTTCCAGAG CACAGGCTGGCTCGGGCCCGTGAGCATCTTCGGGTATTTCCTCCTGGGAACCGTGGTGAACAAAACCTTGATGGGGCCCATTGTGGCGAAGCTGGTGCAGCAGGAGAAGCTGGAGGGGGATTTTAG AGCTGGGCACGTGGAGCACATGAGGACAGACCGCAGGCTGCAGAGACTCCTTCAGACCCAGAGGGAGCTGATGTCCAAGGAGCTCTGGCTGTACA TCGGTGTCAACACCTTTGACTATCTGGGCAGTATCCTGAGTTACATTGTCATCGCGATCCCCATTTTCAGTGGGGTCTATGGAGACCTGAGTCCCACAGAGCTTAGCACCCTGGTCAGCAAG AATGCCTTCGTGAGCATCTACCTCATCAGCTGCTTCAGCCGCCTCATCGACCTCTCCACCACGCTCTCGGACGTGGCTGGATACACGCACAG GATTGGGGAGCTTCAGGAGACCCTGCTGGACATGTCCTTGAAGTCACAGGACTGTGAGACCCTGGGCGAGAGCGAGTGGTGCTTGGACAA GGCCCCGGGGTGGCCGGCAGCACAGCCAGCAGACACAGCTTTCCTCCTTGAGCGGGTCTCCATCTCGACCCCCTCCTCCGACAAGCCCCTAATCAAGGATCTGAGCCTGAAGATCTCCGAGGGGCAGAGCCTGCTCATCACGGGCAACACGGGCACTGGCAAGACCTCCTTGCTGCGGGTCCTGGGCGGCCTGTGGGCGAGCACAGGGG GCTCGGTGCAGATGCTCACGGACTTTGGGCCCCACGGGGTGCTGTTCCTGCCACAAAAGCCGTTCTTCACTGACGGGACCCTTCGGGAGCAG GTGATCTATCCCCTGAAGGAGATCTACCCGGACTCAG GTTCTACAGATGATGAGAGGATCATGAGGTTCTTGGAACTGGCGGGCCTG TCCAGCTTGGTGGCAAGGACAGACGGTCTGGACCAGCAGGTCGATTGGAACTG GTACGATGTCCTGTCCCCAGGGGAGATGCAGCGGCTCTCTTTTGCCAGGCTGTTCTACCTGCAGCCGAAGTATGCAG TGCTTGATGAAGCCACCAGTGCCCTAACAGAGGAGGTGGAGAGCGAGCTGTACCGCATCGGCCAGCAGCTGGGGATGACATTCATCAGTGTGGGACATCGACACAGCCTTGAGAAGGTACCGTGTGCTCAAGGATGGCctaaggaggaggaagaacccaaaggctgggcctggctgggcccagAGGTCCCTCAAAATGGGGAGCAAGGGTGGCACAGAGAACAGGATGGCCTAGTGCTCTGCTGGCCAGGGCAGCCTGATCTCTGTATGATGGGGTCTCTTATAGTTTCATTCCTGGGTTCTGAAACTCtgtggaggaggaagatgggaaTTGACCAGAATCAAAATGGAATGAAGCCAAGGATGTGCACGGCCACTGGAAGGAGAGCCGCGCTCCAGGCACGTCGGCAGTCCCCAGGCGAGACCAGGAGGACTGCTGGGGAAGGAACAAGCCCGGCTGGCCACGCAGGGCCTGTGCAGGACTGGCCGCGGTGGGCTCAGCCCAGGGTGGGCCTCCATGAGGGACACTGA
- the ABCD4 gene encoding lysosomal cobalamin transporter ABCD4 isoform X6, which produces MASKLIISPFTLVYYTYQCFQSTGWLGPVSIFGYFLLGTVVNKTLMGPIVAKLVQQEKLEGDFRFKHMQIRVNAEPAAFYRAGHVEHMRTDRRLQRLLQTQRELMSKELWLYIGVNTFDYLGSILSYIVIAIPIFSGVYGDLSPTELSTLVSKNAFVSIYLISCFSRLIDLSTTLSDVAGYTHRIGELQETLLDMSLKSQDCETLGESEWCLDKAPGWPAAQPADTAFLLERVSISTPSSDKPLIKDLSLKISEGQSLLITGNTGTGKTSLLRVLGGLWASTGGSVQMLTDFGPHGVLFLPQKPFFTDGTLREQVIYPLKEIYPDSGSTDDERIMRFLELAGLSSLVARTDGLDQQVDWNWYDVLSPGEMQRLSFARLFYLQPKYAVLDEATSALTEEVESELYRIGQQLGMTFISVGHRHSLEKVPCAQGWPKEEEEPKGWAWLGPEVPQNGEQGWHREQDGLVLCWPGQPDLCMMGSLIVSFLGSETLWRRKMGIDQNQNGMKPRMCTATGRRAALQARRQSPGETRRTAGEGTSPAGHAGPVQDWPRWAQPRVGLHEGH; this is translated from the exons ATGGCCAGCAAGCTGATCATCTCCCCCTTCACCCTGGTCTACTACACTTACCAGTGCTTCCAGAG CACAGGCTGGCTCGGGCCCGTGAGCATCTTCGGGTATTTCCTCCTGGGAACCGTGGTGAACAAAACCTTGATGGGGCCCATTGTGGCGAAGCTGGTGCAGCAGGAGAAGCTGGAGGGGGATTTTAG GTTCAAGCACATGCAGATTCGGGTGAACGCTGAGCCTGCTGCTTTCTACAG AGCTGGGCACGTGGAGCACATGAGGACAGACCGCAGGCTGCAGAGACTCCTTCAGACCCAGAGGGAGCTGATGTCCAAGGAGCTCTGGCTGTACA TCGGTGTCAACACCTTTGACTATCTGGGCAGTATCCTGAGTTACATTGTCATCGCGATCCCCATTTTCAGTGGGGTCTATGGAGACCTGAGTCCCACAGAGCTTAGCACCCTGGTCAGCAAG AATGCCTTCGTGAGCATCTACCTCATCAGCTGCTTCAGCCGCCTCATCGACCTCTCCACCACGCTCTCGGACGTGGCTGGATACACGCACAG GATTGGGGAGCTTCAGGAGACCCTGCTGGACATGTCCTTGAAGTCACAGGACTGTGAGACCCTGGGCGAGAGCGAGTGGTGCTTGGACAA GGCCCCGGGGTGGCCGGCAGCACAGCCAGCAGACACAGCTTTCCTCCTTGAGCGGGTCTCCATCTCGACCCCCTCCTCCGACAAGCCCCTAATCAAGGATCTGAGCCTGAAGATCTCCGAGGGGCAGAGCCTGCTCATCACGGGCAACACGGGCACTGGCAAGACCTCCTTGCTGCGGGTCCTGGGCGGCCTGTGGGCGAGCACAGGGG GCTCGGTGCAGATGCTCACGGACTTTGGGCCCCACGGGGTGCTGTTCCTGCCACAAAAGCCGTTCTTCACTGACGGGACCCTTCGGGAGCAG GTGATCTATCCCCTGAAGGAGATCTACCCGGACTCAG GTTCTACAGATGATGAGAGGATCATGAGGTTCTTGGAACTGGCGGGCCTG TCCAGCTTGGTGGCAAGGACAGACGGTCTGGACCAGCAGGTCGATTGGAACTG GTACGATGTCCTGTCCCCAGGGGAGATGCAGCGGCTCTCTTTTGCCAGGCTGTTCTACCTGCAGCCGAAGTATGCAG TGCTTGATGAAGCCACCAGTGCCCTAACAGAGGAGGTGGAGAGCGAGCTGTACCGCATCGGCCAGCAGCTGGGGATGACATTCATCAGTGTGGGACATCGACACAGCCTTGAGAAGGTACCGTGTGCTCAAGGATGGCctaaggaggaggaagaacccaaaggctgggcctggctgggcccagAGGTCCCTCAAAATGGGGAGCAAGGGTGGCACAGAGAACAGGATGGCCTAGTGCTCTGCTGGCCAGGGCAGCCTGATCTCTGTATGATGGGGTCTCTTATAGTTTCATTCCTGGGTTCTGAAACTCtgtggaggaggaagatgggaaTTGACCAGAATCAAAATGGAATGAAGCCAAGGATGTGCACGGCCACTGGAAGGAGAGCCGCGCTCCAGGCACGTCGGCAGTCCCCAGGCGAGACCAGGAGGACTGCTGGGGAAGGAACAAGCCCGGCTGGCCACGCAGGGCCTGTGCAGGACTGGCCGCGGTGGGCTCAGCCCAGGGTGGGCCTCCATGAGGGACACTGA
- the ABCD4 gene encoding lysosomal cobalamin transporter ABCD4 isoform X7 produces MASKLIISPFTLVYYTYQCFQSTGWLGPVSIFGYFLLGTVVNKTLMGPIVAKLVQQEKLEGDFRFKHMQIRVNAEPAAFYRAGHVEHMRTDRRLQRLLQTQRELMSKELWLYIGVNTFDYLGSILSYIVIAIPIFSGVYGDLSPTELSTLVSKNAFVSIYLISCFSRLIDLSTTLSDVAGYTHRIGELQETLLDMSLKSQDCETLGESEWCLDKAPGWPAAQPADTAFLLERVSISTPSSDKPLIKDLSLKISEGQSLLITGNTGTGKTSLLRVLGGLWASTGGSVQMLTDFGPHGVLFLPQKPFFTDGTLREQVIYPLKEIYPDSGSTDDERIMRFLELAGLSSLVARTDGLDQQVDWNWYDVLSPGEMQRLSFARLFYLQPKYAVLDEATSALTEEVESELYRIGQQLGMTFISVGHRHSLEKFHSWVLKLCGGGRWELTRIKME; encoded by the exons ATGGCCAGCAAGCTGATCATCTCCCCCTTCACCCTGGTCTACTACACTTACCAGTGCTTCCAGAG CACAGGCTGGCTCGGGCCCGTGAGCATCTTCGGGTATTTCCTCCTGGGAACCGTGGTGAACAAAACCTTGATGGGGCCCATTGTGGCGAAGCTGGTGCAGCAGGAGAAGCTGGAGGGGGATTTTAG GTTCAAGCACATGCAGATTCGGGTGAACGCTGAGCCTGCTGCTTTCTACAG AGCTGGGCACGTGGAGCACATGAGGACAGACCGCAGGCTGCAGAGACTCCTTCAGACCCAGAGGGAGCTGATGTCCAAGGAGCTCTGGCTGTACA TCGGTGTCAACACCTTTGACTATCTGGGCAGTATCCTGAGTTACATTGTCATCGCGATCCCCATTTTCAGTGGGGTCTATGGAGACCTGAGTCCCACAGAGCTTAGCACCCTGGTCAGCAAG AATGCCTTCGTGAGCATCTACCTCATCAGCTGCTTCAGCCGCCTCATCGACCTCTCCACCACGCTCTCGGACGTGGCTGGATACACGCACAG GATTGGGGAGCTTCAGGAGACCCTGCTGGACATGTCCTTGAAGTCACAGGACTGTGAGACCCTGGGCGAGAGCGAGTGGTGCTTGGACAA GGCCCCGGGGTGGCCGGCAGCACAGCCAGCAGACACAGCTTTCCTCCTTGAGCGGGTCTCCATCTCGACCCCCTCCTCCGACAAGCCCCTAATCAAGGATCTGAGCCTGAAGATCTCCGAGGGGCAGAGCCTGCTCATCACGGGCAACACGGGCACTGGCAAGACCTCCTTGCTGCGGGTCCTGGGCGGCCTGTGGGCGAGCACAGGGG GCTCGGTGCAGATGCTCACGGACTTTGGGCCCCACGGGGTGCTGTTCCTGCCACAAAAGCCGTTCTTCACTGACGGGACCCTTCGGGAGCAG GTGATCTATCCCCTGAAGGAGATCTACCCGGACTCAG GTTCTACAGATGATGAGAGGATCATGAGGTTCTTGGAACTGGCGGGCCTG TCCAGCTTGGTGGCAAGGACAGACGGTCTGGACCAGCAGGTCGATTGGAACTG GTACGATGTCCTGTCCCCAGGGGAGATGCAGCGGCTCTCTTTTGCCAGGCTGTTCTACCTGCAGCCGAAGTATGCAG TGCTTGATGAAGCCACCAGTGCCCTAACAGAGGAGGTGGAGAGCGAGCTGTACCGCATCGGCCAGCAGCTGGGGATGACATTCATCAGTGTGGGACATCGACACAGCCTTGAGAAG TTTCATTCCTGGGTTCTGAAACTCtgtggaggaggaagatgggaaTTGACCAGAATCAAAATGGAATGA